In Hymenobacter sublimis, a single genomic region encodes these proteins:
- a CDS encoding vWA domain-containing protein yields MPQLWPDVLAPVLDSVRYATLASYTWEQPRLLLLLPLVPLLFVLRWALARRHRAKLGVAFVAGQLPRDWSTVLRFLPDVVLALSMGFAILALARPQRTDERVVQSGEGIDILLVLDVSGSMELQDLRPNRLEAAKRVARGFIDGRQGDRIGLVVFAGDAYSLAPLTTDYDLLRDNLQSLRLGMIANDGTAIGTALGVATNRLRDSRSRSKVCILISDGENTAGSLDPLTAAQLAHAYGLKLYTIGLGQDGVVPYGTDETGRTTYVTTRLDETTMRQIAQAGEGRFFRATDNAGLREVFTQINRYEKSEIKQTRYRNTRDYYRIYLFWCLGLWLVWLGLKNTFLTNALED; encoded by the coding sequence ATGCCGCAGCTCTGGCCCGATGTATTGGCTCCCGTGCTGGATAGCGTGCGCTACGCTACCCTGGCCAGCTATACCTGGGAGCAGCCCCGCCTGCTGCTGCTGCTGCCGCTAGTGCCCCTGCTGTTTGTGCTACGCTGGGCTCTAGCTCGCCGGCACCGAGCCAAGTTGGGGGTAGCCTTTGTGGCCGGGCAGCTGCCGCGCGACTGGAGTACGGTGCTCCGCTTTCTGCCCGATGTGGTGCTGGCCCTGAGCATGGGCTTTGCCATTCTGGCCCTGGCCCGTCCCCAGCGCACCGATGAGCGGGTAGTGCAAAGCGGCGAAGGCATTGATATTCTGCTGGTGCTGGACGTGTCGGGCTCCATGGAGCTGCAGGATTTGCGCCCCAACCGCTTGGAAGCTGCTAAGCGCGTAGCCCGCGGGTTTATCGACGGGCGCCAGGGCGACCGAATCGGGTTGGTGGTGTTTGCTGGCGACGCCTACTCCCTGGCCCCGCTCACCACCGACTACGACTTGCTGCGCGACAACCTCCAGAGCTTGCGCCTGGGCATGATTGCCAACGATGGCACGGCCATTGGCACGGCCCTGGGCGTGGCCACCAACCGCCTGCGCGACTCCCGCTCCCGCAGCAAAGTATGCATCCTGATTTCCGATGGCGAAAACACGGCCGGCTCCCTCGACCCGCTCACGGCGGCTCAGCTGGCCCACGCCTACGGCCTGAAGCTCTACACTATTGGGCTGGGGCAGGACGGCGTGGTGCCCTACGGCACCGACGAGACGGGCCGCACCACCTACGTTACCACGCGCCTGGATGAAACTACCATGCGGCAAATTGCCCAGGCCGGCGAAGGCCGATTTTTCCGCGCTACTGACAACGCCGGCCTGCGCGAGGTTTTCACCCAGATTAACCGCTACGAGAAGTCCGAAATCAAGCAGACCCGCTACCGCAACACCCGCGACTACTACCGCATCTACCTGTTCTGGTGCCTAGGGCTGTGGCTAGTGTGGCTGGGTTTGAAAAACACCTTCCTTACCAATGCGCTGGAAGACTAA
- a CDS encoding YggS family pyridoxal phosphate-dependent enzyme, which yields MIRDNLHRIQQDLAGTAARLVAVTKTHPVERLREAYEAGARIFGENRVQEMAAKQPELPADVQWHLIGHLQTNKVKYIAPFVHTIQSIDSLKLLLEIERQAARHNRVIEGLLQFHIAAEETKTGLSLPEAEQMLQSAEFRGLQHVRLTGVMGIATNTPDEDQLRREFRQLRGYFDKLKALYFAEDEAFREISMGMSSDYPLALREGSTLIRVGSAIFGSR from the coding sequence GTGATTCGCGACAACCTGCACCGCATTCAGCAAGACCTTGCCGGCACGGCCGCCCGACTAGTGGCCGTCACGAAAACGCATCCGGTAGAGCGCCTGCGCGAAGCCTATGAGGCCGGAGCCCGCATCTTCGGCGAAAACCGGGTGCAGGAAATGGCGGCCAAGCAGCCGGAGTTACCTGCCGATGTGCAGTGGCACCTGATTGGGCATTTGCAAACCAACAAGGTCAAGTACATTGCTCCTTTTGTGCACACCATTCAGAGCATCGACAGCCTAAAGTTGCTGCTGGAAATTGAGCGGCAAGCGGCCCGGCACAACCGCGTGATTGAGGGGCTGCTGCAGTTTCATATTGCCGCCGAAGAAACCAAAACAGGTTTGAGCCTGCCGGAAGCCGAGCAGATGTTGCAGTCGGCGGAGTTTCGGGGGTTGCAGCACGTGCGCCTGACCGGCGTGATGGGCATTGCCACCAACACCCCGGATGAGGACCAGTTGCGCCGGGAGTTCCGGCAGCTTCGCGGCTACTTCGACAAGCTGAAAGCGCTGTACTTTGCTGAGGATGAGGCGTTCCGGGAAATTTCTATGGGCATGAGCTCCGACTACCCCCTGGCCCTGCGGGAAGGCAGCACGCTTATTCGGGTGGGCAGCGCTATTTTTGGCTCCCGCTAA
- a CDS encoding DUF423 domain-containing protein produces MTARLILQLAALLGALGVGIGAFGAHGLRKMLEASGRFETFETAVRYQFYHALALLAVGILLHVKPELRSLGTVAWLWLGGVLVFSGSLYVLCLTGITKLGAVTPIGGVLLVAGWIVLLLAARHV; encoded by the coding sequence ATGACGGCTCGTCTTATTCTTCAATTGGCAGCCCTGCTCGGGGCTTTGGGCGTGGGCATCGGGGCATTCGGGGCGCATGGCTTGCGCAAAATGCTGGAAGCATCTGGCCGCTTCGAAACGTTTGAAACCGCCGTGCGCTACCAGTTTTACCACGCCTTGGCTTTGCTGGCGGTAGGCATTTTGCTGCACGTAAAGCCGGAATTGCGCAGTCTGGGCACGGTAGCCTGGCTGTGGCTGGGTGGCGTGCTCGTGTTCAGCGGCTCGCTTTACGTGCTGTGCCTGACGGGCATTACCAAGCTGGGGGCCGTTACGCCCATCGGGGGCGTATTGCTTGTTGCCGGCTGGATTGTGCTGCTGCTGGCCGCCCGCCACGTATAG
- a CDS encoding DUF1573 domain-containing protein, translated as MKKALFLALSLSVMGLAAQAQTAAVKPANAQTKVAGPQIQFEEMKYDFGSIKTGDVVEHTFKFKNVGTQPLVISNIGVSCGCTTPDWTKEPVMPGKSGTVTAKFNSAGKMGIQNKVLTIESNSAGGNAMVSLVGDVKDAAAAMNVAPASSDVSAPADVKEAKQKTKISDNKIKAKRKAS; from the coding sequence ATGAAAAAAGCACTTTTCCTTGCTCTTTCGCTGTCCGTAATGGGCTTGGCGGCCCAGGCACAGACGGCAGCCGTGAAGCCGGCCAATGCCCAAACCAAAGTGGCCGGCCCGCAAATCCAGTTTGAGGAAATGAAGTACGACTTCGGCTCCATCAAAACCGGCGACGTGGTAGAGCACACCTTTAAGTTCAAGAACGTAGGCACTCAACCCCTGGTGATTTCCAACATCGGCGTGAGCTGCGGTTGCACTACCCCCGATTGGACCAAGGAACCCGTGATGCCTGGCAAATCGGGCACGGTTACGGCCAAGTTCAATTCGGCCGGCAAAATGGGCATTCAAAACAAAGTGCTGACCATTGAGTCTAACTCGGCCGGTGGTAACGCCATGGTGTCGCTGGTGGGCGACGTGAAAGATGCCGCCGCGGCCATGAACGTAGCTCCCGCTTCCTCCGACGTATCGGCCCCCGCTGACGTGAAAGAAGCCAAGCAGAAAACCAAAATCAGCGACAATAAAATCAAAGCCAAGCGAAAGGCTTCCTAA
- a CDS encoding ATP-dependent DNA helicase gives MLSVRTPSVRDYFPYEPTQDQATLFRQMDGFLGDALPGRKAFILRGYAGTGKTTVVSALVQWLHRMGRKYVLMAPTGRAAKVMSTYSGVAASTIHKKIYRQTSGSPSQGLSFQRQPNRAQDTLFIVDEASMISDEKAFGENGLLDDLMNYVFEKTSNRLLLIGDTAQLPPVGQLLSPALDAELLRHRFRAQVDSVELRQVMRQAEQSGILMNATVLREELREEHPQITFFTKGYPDIFSMGGDKLEDGLRWAYKNFGHENSTIICRSNKNANQYNQYIRRILFEAEDEIESGDYLMVVRNNYYWLPKDSEIGFLANGDFVQVVKIVRLTEEFGFRFADARVRLVDYPDEPDMEIKLLLDTLHTESPALPADRNKALYDAVSADYAHLETKKERTAAMRKDPFLNALQVKFAYALTCHKAQGGQWQAVFVDHGFLKEDMVNSEFARWLYTAVTRSSEKLFLLNFNKKLLADETQD, from the coding sequence ATGCTCTCCGTTAGAACTCCCTCCGTCCGCGACTATTTCCCCTACGAACCTACCCAGGACCAGGCTACACTGTTTCGACAGATGGATGGCTTTCTGGGCGACGCTTTGCCGGGGCGCAAGGCCTTTATTCTGCGCGGGTACGCCGGTACGGGCAAAACCACCGTGGTTAGCGCCCTGGTGCAGTGGCTGCACCGCATGGGCCGCAAGTACGTGCTGATGGCTCCTACCGGCCGCGCGGCCAAGGTAATGAGCACTTACTCGGGGGTAGCAGCCAGCACCATTCACAAGAAGATTTACCGCCAAACCAGCGGTTCGCCCAGCCAAGGCCTCTCGTTTCAGCGCCAGCCTAACCGCGCCCAAGACACGCTTTTCATCGTGGACGAAGCCTCGATGATTTCCGACGAAAAGGCTTTTGGCGAAAACGGCCTGCTCGACGATTTGATGAACTACGTGTTCGAGAAAACCTCGAACCGCCTGTTGCTCATCGGTGACACGGCCCAGCTGCCGCCGGTGGGCCAACTGCTCAGCCCCGCCCTCGACGCCGAGCTGCTGCGCCACCGCTTCCGCGCCCAGGTCGATTCGGTGGAATTGCGCCAGGTGATGCGCCAGGCCGAGCAGTCGGGGATACTGATGAACGCCACAGTGCTGCGCGAAGAACTGCGCGAGGAGCACCCCCAGATTACCTTTTTCACCAAAGGCTACCCCGATATTTTCTCGATGGGTGGCGACAAGCTGGAAGACGGCCTGCGCTGGGCCTACAAGAACTTCGGCCACGAGAACAGCACCATCATCTGCCGCTCCAACAAAAACGCCAACCAGTACAACCAGTACATCCGGCGCATTCTGTTTGAGGCCGAGGATGAAATTGAGTCGGGCGACTACCTAATGGTGGTGCGCAACAATTACTACTGGCTGCCCAAGGATTCAGAAATCGGGTTTTTGGCCAACGGCGACTTTGTGCAGGTAGTGAAAATTGTGCGGCTTACCGAGGAGTTCGGCTTCCGCTTCGCCGATGCCCGCGTGCGCCTCGTGGACTACCCCGACGAGCCCGACATGGAAATCAAGCTCCTGCTCGACACCCTGCACACCGAAAGCCCGGCCCTGCCCGCCGACCGAAACAAGGCCCTTTACGACGCCGTGAGTGCCGACTATGCCCACCTCGAAACCAAAAAGGAGCGGACCGCGGCTATGCGTAAGGACCCCTTTTTGAACGCTCTGCAAGTAAAATTCGCCTACGCCCTTACCTGCCATAAAGCACAAGGCGGACAGTGGCAGGCCGTTTTCGTGGACCACGGTTTCCTGAAGGAGGACATGGTAAACAGCGAATTTGCCCGGTGGCTGTACACGGCCGTTACCCGTTCCTCGGAAAAGCTGTTCCTGTTGAACTTCAACAAGAAACTGCTCGCCGACGAAACCCAGGACTGA
- a CDS encoding ATP-binding protein has product MKWIITVLLLLVGRPMVAQHGYWAADFDSLNHVLRRQQADTARVRTLTHMLDVVELTEVRRRVQVLPLLDELFRLNARTQQLDEAPYRELRAGVNFWVKTRQPRQALDALHQAIELFDEARHPIPLLLIDLGPLYNELRESDARFAYLSRKLTQYRVQGAIENQAACYLVLGGTFRHRGDYNQAISYYLHAADLFQGFHRRLYTNELMVAGTTYAEWGNAQKALQYLKQASELNRKYRIKGLQRLFGLQAVTKLYLQQGNLVAALRYANQTLETARLDSVDKLPFTAYGLVLKSQVLLAQHQPQQVGPLLARAQQIADSLRMPITGRPGEFALDATWAQYYTARQDYPRADAAWQRAYEKATAANFQMLRPKYLKQIIRFQDARGAAEPLRRYTRIYLDLMDTLNAAQGNNLLAQYEGERIEQAQNNQIIRLRHEKSLQGLRLRQRNQLLGVAAVAILLISGLGLAVYRQLHLNKQTLAQLRATQHQLVQSEKWAFVGEVSAGIAHELQNPLNFMKRFAEVSTTMVDTMHEVGSKPGLEQKILLGLRQNLQEISQHGIRASAIIKDMLEHSRAGTGQREPTDLNALLLEYLQLARQSPELRDQALTVGVETDLAPNLPSLAMVPSDMGRVLLNLFTNALYAVAQRQQTGETNYQPLVKVGTQAGLNGVEIWVQDNGAGMSPEVLANIFQPFFTTKPAGEGTGLGLSLSYDIVKSHGGTIRAESEEGRGSRFVVTLPGA; this is encoded by the coding sequence ATGAAGTGGATTATTACGGTGCTACTGCTGCTGGTAGGCCGGCCTATGGTAGCACAACACGGGTACTGGGCCGCCGACTTTGATTCGCTTAACCACGTGTTGCGGCGCCAGCAAGCGGATACCGCTCGGGTGCGGACGCTTACCCACATGCTGGATGTAGTGGAGCTGACCGAAGTGCGGCGGCGCGTGCAAGTACTTCCCCTCCTGGATGAACTGTTCCGGTTGAACGCCCGCACGCAGCAGTTGGATGAAGCTCCGTACCGAGAGCTGCGGGCTGGCGTGAATTTCTGGGTGAAAACCCGCCAGCCCCGCCAGGCTTTGGATGCTCTGCACCAAGCCATTGAGCTGTTTGACGAGGCCCGGCACCCCATTCCTTTGCTTTTGATTGACCTGGGTCCGCTCTACAATGAGCTGCGGGAATCCGACGCCCGCTTTGCCTATCTTAGCCGCAAGCTCACGCAGTACCGGGTGCAGGGAGCCATTGAAAATCAGGCGGCTTGCTACCTGGTGCTGGGCGGCACCTTCCGCCACCGCGGCGACTACAACCAGGCCATTAGCTACTACCTGCACGCGGCGGACCTGTTTCAGGGGTTTCACCGCCGCTTATACACCAACGAGCTGATGGTGGCGGGCACAACCTACGCGGAGTGGGGCAACGCCCAGAAAGCACTGCAGTACCTAAAGCAGGCGTCAGAACTGAACCGGAAATACCGCATCAAGGGGCTCCAGCGCCTGTTTGGGCTGCAGGCCGTAACCAAGCTCTACCTGCAGCAGGGCAACCTTGTAGCAGCCCTGCGCTACGCCAATCAAACCCTGGAAACGGCCCGCCTCGACTCAGTCGATAAGCTGCCATTTACGGCGTACGGCCTCGTGCTGAAAAGCCAGGTGTTGCTGGCCCAGCACCAACCCCAGCAGGTAGGGCCCTTGCTCGCCCGGGCTCAGCAAATTGCCGATTCCCTGCGCATGCCTATCACGGGCCGCCCCGGTGAGTTTGCCCTCGATGCCACCTGGGCCCAGTATTACACTGCCCGGCAGGACTACCCCCGGGCCGATGCGGCCTGGCAGCGGGCCTACGAAAAAGCCACGGCCGCTAATTTTCAGATGCTGCGTCCCAAGTACTTAAAACAGATTATTCGCTTCCAGGATGCCCGGGGCGCGGCCGAGCCCCTGCGCAGGTACACCCGAATCTACCTCGACCTAATGGATACCCTGAATGCGGCCCAGGGCAACAACCTGCTGGCTCAGTACGAAGGAGAACGAATAGAACAGGCTCAAAACAACCAGATTATACGCCTGCGCCACGAAAAAAGCCTGCAGGGCCTACGCCTCCGGCAGCGGAATCAGTTGCTAGGGGTAGCGGCCGTGGCTATTCTATTGATTTCGGGGCTGGGCTTGGCCGTGTACCGGCAGCTGCACTTGAACAAGCAGACGTTGGCCCAGCTGCGCGCTACCCAACACCAGCTGGTACAGTCCGAGAAGTGGGCCTTCGTGGGCGAGGTATCGGCGGGCATCGCCCACGAGTTGCAGAACCCGCTTAACTTCATGAAGCGGTTTGCCGAGGTCAGTACCACCATGGTCGATACCATGCATGAAGTGGGTAGCAAGCCCGGGTTGGAGCAGAAGATTCTGCTGGGGCTGCGGCAGAATTTGCAGGAAATCAGCCAACACGGCATCCGGGCCTCCGCCATTATCAAAGACATGCTGGAGCACTCCCGCGCCGGTACCGGGCAGCGCGAGCCCACCGACCTGAACGCCCTGCTGCTGGAATACCTGCAACTGGCCCGGCAAAGCCCCGAGCTGCGCGACCAAGCCCTGACCGTTGGGGTTGAAACGGACCTGGCCCCCAATCTACCCTCACTAGCCATGGTGCCCTCTGATATGGGGCGCGTGCTGCTGAATCTGTTCACGAACGCCTTATATGCTGTGGCCCAGCGCCAGCAAACCGGCGAGACAAACTACCAGCCGCTAGTGAAAGTAGGCACCCAGGCCGGGCTGAATGGGGTGGAAATTTGGGTGCAGGACAACGGCGCCGGCATGTCGCCTGAGGTTTTAGCCAACATCTTTCAGCCTTTCTTCACTACCAAGCCCGCTGGTGAGGGCACGGGCCTGGGTCTTTCCTTGAGCTACGACATCGTGAAAAGCCACGGGGGCACCATCCGGGCCGAGTCGGAGGAGGGTAGGGGCTCGAGGTTTGTTGTAACCCTGCCGGGAGCTTAA
- a CDS encoding DUF4126 domain-containing protein codes for MEHLDYLLAGALGLALAACSGFRVFVPLLAASLAYRTGYLTPSVGFAWLGTWPAVAVLGTATVAEILGYYLPVVDNVLDTITGPAAFLAGTILMTSALPDMPPVLRWGLGVLVGGGTAGIIQTGTSLLRAGSTVTTAGLGNPVLATVENLLAIVGAALGLLLPLLVAALAVGTVVWVLVRLRRWRQRRAVRRGGLPAAGGLE; via the coding sequence ATGGAACATCTAGATTATCTTCTGGCGGGTGCTTTGGGCTTGGCGCTGGCGGCCTGCAGCGGCTTCCGCGTATTCGTGCCGCTGCTAGCAGCTTCCCTAGCCTACCGTACCGGGTACCTGACCCCATCCGTGGGCTTTGCGTGGCTGGGTACCTGGCCGGCCGTAGCGGTGCTGGGCACGGCCACGGTGGCCGAAATTCTGGGTTACTACCTGCCCGTGGTTGATAATGTACTGGATACCATTACCGGTCCGGCGGCCTTTCTGGCCGGCACCATCCTGATGACCTCGGCGCTGCCAGACATGCCCCCGGTGCTGCGCTGGGGGCTGGGCGTACTGGTAGGAGGCGGCACGGCGGGCATTATTCAAACGGGCACCTCCCTGCTGCGGGCGGGCTCTACCGTTACCACGGCTGGGCTGGGCAACCCGGTGCTGGCTACGGTTGAAAACTTGCTGGCCATTGTCGGCGCGGCCCTGGGGCTGCTGCTGCCGTTGCTGGTAGCCGCGCTGGCGGTAGGCACCGTGGTGTGGGTGCTGGTTCGGTTGCGGCGCTGGCGGCAGCGCCGGGCAGTGCGCCGGGGTGGGCTGCCAGCCGCTGGTGGGCTGGAATAA
- a CDS encoding NUDIX domain-containing protein produces the protein MTDFSSAAPSASLLEAYAGVARVRVCGLLVREDALLLTAHRGLLPNQLPFWSPPGGGWQFGETLQQCLAREFQEETGLAVSVGRFLHLHEFRSPTLQALELFFEVRPLDVTATPTLGRDPEHAAEAQLLTHLEFVTPRQLGQLLPSQVHPVLRDIISPDDVFIPQIRFQQG, from the coding sequence ATGACTGACTTTTCTTCGGCGGCTCCTTCCGCCTCCCTGCTGGAAGCCTACGCCGGCGTTGCCCGGGTTCGGGTGTGCGGCCTGCTGGTTCGGGAAGATGCCCTGCTGCTTACGGCCCACCGCGGGCTGCTACCCAACCAGTTGCCGTTTTGGTCGCCGCCGGGCGGGGGCTGGCAATTTGGGGAAACGCTGCAGCAGTGCTTGGCTCGGGAATTTCAAGAGGAAACGGGCCTAGCCGTTAGTGTAGGTCGATTTTTACACCTGCACGAATTCCGGAGTCCGACGCTGCAGGCCCTAGAGCTGTTCTTTGAAGTGCGCCCCCTCGACGTAACTGCTACGCCTACCCTTGGCCGCGACCCCGAACACGCCGCCGAAGCCCAACTACTCACTCACCTAGAGTTTGTCACGCCGCGCCAGCTGGGCCAGCTGCTACCCTCGCAGGTCCACCCCGTACTCCGCGACATTATCAGCCCCGATGACGTGTTTATTCCTCAGATTCGGTTTCAACAAGGGTAG
- a CDS encoding DUF3822 family protein, translating to MSTTVFMPPVALHRLHDETLDLDNLSAYNLYLTAGAAGLRVGVADVRRNKFVALEDYAAPDSASSLATQAQALAAEHELVGRTGWNRVLLAVQNRHFTLLPASLFRPGDEAAYLRLHHATDPQRESVHCYTHTGLEISSVFAAERGLAEWFRATYPEGRLVHHTSTLLEGIAHQNEQGSARRIYLSIGHQEVTLVAMRDKQPEFCNVFPFSTPEDLIYYTILVMQELQLNPDQDLVTVWGDLMHDSELFTILRKYIRNIRFGNRPYDLSYSYRLNDVFEYRYFELYALHLC from the coding sequence ATGTCCACTACCGTCTTTATGCCCCCGGTTGCCCTGCACCGCTTGCACGACGAAACACTGGACCTGGACAACCTATCGGCCTATAACCTCTACTTGACTGCTGGTGCGGCGGGCCTGCGCGTGGGCGTGGCCGATGTGCGCCGCAATAAGTTCGTGGCCCTGGAAGATTATGCGGCTCCGGACAGTGCTAGCTCCCTAGCCACGCAGGCGCAAGCCCTGGCCGCCGAGCACGAGTTGGTAGGCCGCACCGGCTGGAACCGGGTGCTGCTAGCCGTTCAGAACCGGCATTTTACGTTGCTGCCGGCTTCCCTTTTCCGCCCCGGCGACGAGGCCGCTTATCTGCGCCTGCACCACGCCACGGACCCACAGCGGGAGTCCGTTCATTGCTACACCCACACGGGCCTGGAAATCAGCAGCGTGTTTGCGGCGGAGCGGGGCCTGGCCGAATGGTTTCGGGCTACCTACCCCGAGGGCCGGTTGGTGCACCACACCAGCACGCTGCTGGAAGGCATAGCCCACCAGAACGAGCAGGGTAGCGCCCGGCGCATCTACCTGAGCATTGGCCACCAGGAAGTTACGCTGGTAGCCATGCGCGACAAGCAGCCGGAATTCTGCAACGTCTTTCCCTTTAGCACCCCCGAGGACCTTATTTACTACACCATTCTGGTAATGCAGGAGCTGCAGCTCAACCCCGACCAGGACTTGGTGACGGTGTGGGGCGACCTGATGCACGATTCCGAGCTTTTTACCATCCTACGCAAGTACATTCGCAACATCCGGTTCGGCAACCGCCCCTACGACCTGAGCTATAGCTACCGCCTCAACGACGTTTTTGAGTACCGCTACTTCGAGCTCTACGCCCTGCACTTATGCTAA
- the coaD gene encoding pantetheine-phosphate adenylyltransferase produces the protein MRIALFPGSFDPFTNGHLDVVRRGTALFDEVIIAIGNNSSKQRYLPVEQMISLIEEIFRDEPRVSVQAYKGLTADFAREVGARFLLRGLRNTTDFEYENTIAQANRHVNPALETVFLITSPPLAAISSTIIREIHRFGGNVDDFVPFPLPPAAG, from the coding sequence ATGCGAATTGCCTTGTTTCCTGGCTCCTTTGATCCTTTCACCAACGGTCATTTGGATGTAGTACGGCGCGGTACGGCTTTGTTTGATGAGGTGATTATTGCCATCGGCAACAACAGTAGCAAGCAGCGCTACTTGCCCGTAGAGCAGATGATTAGCCTAATTGAGGAGATTTTTCGGGACGAGCCGCGGGTGTCAGTGCAAGCCTACAAGGGGCTAACGGCCGATTTTGCCCGCGAGGTAGGTGCCCGGTTCCTGCTCCGGGGCCTGCGCAACACCACTGACTTCGAGTACGAAAACACCATTGCCCAGGCCAACCGCCACGTTAACCCAGCCCTGGAAACCGTATTCCTGATTACCTCTCCCCCCTTGGCGGCCATTAGCAGTACCATCATCCGCGAAATTCACCGCTTCGGCGGTAACGTCGATGATTTCGTACCCTTCCCGCTACCGCCAGCGGCCGGCTAA
- a CDS encoding NUDIX hydrolase yields the protein MNVFINDIPLIIKKNSEKIYKHKYDLILNPEDEFISKDLIGDVLVRDVTDVFVDRLLRLMEVKKLKKLTSLTLLARKKKRLILHLKDQFKIVKAAGGLVVKDGQILMIYRLGKWDLPKGKLKKEEDPALGALREVEEECNIKVEIGEDLPSTWHSYAYNGNKILKKTNWYIMRCLDDSFMKPQAEEYIEEVRWMTPQDALNVLDESYASIALVVRHYLSETAGQAPADHESTK from the coding sequence ATGAACGTTTTCATCAACGATATTCCGCTGATTATCAAGAAGAACAGCGAGAAGATATACAAGCACAAGTACGACCTGATTTTAAATCCGGAAGATGAGTTCATCTCCAAGGATCTGATTGGGGATGTGCTCGTGCGCGACGTAACGGACGTGTTCGTGGACCGGTTGCTACGTCTGATGGAAGTAAAAAAGCTGAAAAAGCTAACTTCTCTTACCCTGCTGGCGCGCAAGAAAAAGCGTCTTATTCTGCATCTGAAAGATCAGTTTAAGATTGTGAAGGCGGCCGGTGGCCTGGTGGTGAAGGATGGTCAGATTCTGATGATCTACCGGCTAGGTAAGTGGGATTTGCCCAAGGGCAAGCTTAAAAAGGAGGAAGACCCCGCCCTGGGCGCCCTGCGCGAGGTGGAAGAGGAGTGCAACATCAAGGTGGAAATTGGGGAAGACCTACCCAGCACTTGGCACTCCTACGCTTACAATGGCAATAAAATCCTGAAGAAAACAAATTGGTACATCATGCGCTGCCTGGATGACTCCTTCATGAAGCCCCAGGCCGAGGAGTACATTGAGGAGGTGCGCTGGATGACTCCGCAGGACGCGCTGAACGTGCTCGATGAATCTTATGCCAGCATTGCGCTGGTAGTGCGCCATTACCTGAGTGAAACCGCGGGTCAGGCACCCGCCGACCACGAGTCCACTAAGTAG
- a CDS encoding metallophosphoesterase family protein, with protein sequence MKKIGLLSDTHSYLDERILHHLQECDEIWHAGDFGTAEVAEALAAVAPLRGVYGNIDGSDVRHTQPLVQNFELEGLRVLMTHIGGYPGHYSPAARPLVQQERPGLFISGHSHILKVMPDPKLGLLHLNPGAAGRHGFHKVRTLLRFAVAEGRVQQLQVVELGPK encoded by the coding sequence ATGAAGAAAATTGGTCTGCTTTCTGACACGCACAGCTACCTGGACGAGCGGATTCTGCACCACTTGCAGGAGTGCGACGAAATCTGGCACGCCGGTGATTTTGGTACGGCAGAAGTAGCCGAAGCTCTGGCGGCAGTAGCGCCCCTGCGCGGCGTGTACGGCAACATCGATGGTTCCGACGTGCGCCACACTCAGCCGCTGGTGCAGAATTTCGAGCTGGAAGGCCTGCGGGTGCTCATGACCCACATTGGCGGTTACCCCGGCCACTACAGCCCCGCTGCCCGGCCCCTGGTGCAGCAGGAGCGCCCCGGCCTCTTTATTAGCGGCCACTCCCACATTCTTAAAGTAATGCCCGACCCGAAGCTGGGTTTGCTGCACCTTAACCCGGGCGCAGCCGGTCGCCACGGCTTCCACAAGGTGCGCACGCTGCTACGCTTTGCCGTAGCCGAGGGCCGGGTGCAGCAGCTGCAAGTGGTGGAACTGGGACCTAAATAA